The Ranitomeya variabilis isolate aRanVar5 chromosome 7, aRanVar5.hap1, whole genome shotgun sequence genome includes a window with the following:
- the SLX4 gene encoding structure-specific endonuclease subunit SLX4 isoform X1, producing MVESDDEFTELCSKLLKRVKRNNNPIESQNVPKASTAARGKIKRTKPPPSKKQKKDGGCREAKAGVTSGPDVDRREQRNGTAQSHLTNGFQNDGGQGGDPRALDHVNVKDLVLERMQQFKRTIPSRLKLDSTEISEAPIRPFMAGPSTLDDGDLALAKPPTAGPNTQDDGALALTKPPVVVLSTQDDGALALAKPSTAGPNTWDDRALARPPMAGPSTQDDGDLALTKPPMVVLSTQDDGALALVKPPTAGPNTRDDRALERPPMAGPSTRDDGALALAMQMDAKEKPSSLEDQGLFFCQLCQKDLTAMTSALREQHVNRCLDQVESLGGNSVTPSVPSCPLCGKPFSTEKSRASHLKRCAAKLEVPAQTLLQAVQRQAAEAGSEVPPRVVNGKRRGVTKQKEPSKKRKMGQTGAEMEDLMVAMALSRSVQEDKRAQTAAGGQVALDLPAREKKSRRKQKDKPTPLLLVQAPEETKEKLQKRLSMLLTEEAAENRVLTLPPSHFWSIMEEERETWRLRGGKRCVLWDISNMMEKRDPQSYYTAELMPPITAWKSPVKKSQGSQTSVNTTVLHPGKLQSQTAGDEDPDPLSWEDKNPLSDSQKALLDLAELAGEGMTLTQWNGGGGTYHECTGRESPVGIASSGFIPAQEEKSRNEICAPDSKLPLLVLSADFMEMVNNPHLSDAQLQTDCGEVLHAHMFVLYARCPLLVEAIHSEGFWVDESGMGRARRLLLNDVSAEAALCFLRFIYSATTDIPSHCLPHVCELARRFDVKSLIEACESLIAGTHNSEGQMSTQEEEGDDGGERAETFQELLKSMWLDEGEDVFEDLKAEDEEKPDDSGGVGEGELEEIYEFALTQRKMLAEQEPESEEEAKSEDVSPKCRSLTLDERKGMDLVITAPPKVSPNPKLMDSSPRKSPACLLSHSPEYSVVPSVASSAKSKMEPSSSCSDAHVNVAGTSPAKQVITSPVHVISLISSNSDEDPEADMFAPHSPPPLDDSYDRMFSQTCGEYGSGIGESKSQTSPASPPDQQPILTSSPTTMSYPTLRFSPNIRPHSFLDRPSYSSEREKSQHSSVRDSLHRTASQNGKDSSSKSQDADIILILSSDEEAESSNQSAAPTRSSRSDAPDIAKTIKDSPVSFTQGRKSEGLSRLEMSSSSEMSWLVPATPLPQLASSRISPLQTSWLPSTTQSFQKTSQATRSPPNSRKTPHTDQSPPKSKVMSHTDQSPPKSKVMSHASQSPPNSWKTPHTDQSPPKSKVMSHASQSPPNSWKTPHTEQSPPKSKVMSHASQSPPNSWKTPHTEQSPPKFKVKSHATNSPSNSQKTSSPTWSPPNSQKSPLTSRETAKSSQTSRNVDLDVSCKSLVSQTQTSPVSLPLMSPKTPRSLRPSTQESFEAQSGARSKSPSSPLISIASSTVFEVGDSEDEAPAAEAPANISNCSFQFDYDEPPIPMEEDLWRNVNETPKKSYSPSSPLLRLNKTPTKTLNCNANSPSPAKNRTPANIEGSPSCSASQSSRQSYLSSRLWEDWEDEDPKLPAVLPLSQRLSSAPEMQKELRTPVSIVRRRELAPKVPITPLPDYSDMDTPILKKELSKFGVRALPKKKMVLKLKEIFRYTHQVMSSESEEDVPSSQPHRRKGSSIAQVLQKPPEGKQRHQNNTMGSSSSQLGRKGPSVCAAKETDPEDDQPPTASQESTTSSLAASDTSSLSQSSNTNEFEMAFADEDDDEPMPASQAASKEAQTAEAVRNFIETHPELRKRMLLYQPLDLAALQAELKQNGIKIAAGKLLDFLDSHCITFTTASTRKEKNRTRRKAGKRY from the exons ATGGTCGAGTCGGATGATGAATTCACTGAACTTTGCTCCAAACTCTTGAAACGGGTTAAGAGGAATAACAACCCCATAGAAAGTCAAAATGTCCCCAAAGCCAGCACCGCAGCACGGGGGAAAATCAAGAGGACCAAGCCGCCACCGAGCAAGAAGCAGAAGAAAGATGGGGGCTGCAGAGAGGCCAAAGCGGGTGTCACATCGGGACCTGACGTGGACAGACGGGAGCAGAGGAATGGTACGGCGCAGAGCCACCTTACTAATGGCTTCCAGAATG ATGGCGGCCAGGGAGGAGACCCCAGAGCCCTCGATCATGTGAATGTAAAAGATCTTGTCTTGGAACGGATGCAACAGTTCAAGAGGACAATCCCTAGCCGGCTGAAGTTGGACTCCACAGAGATCAGCGAAGCCCCCA TCAGACCTTTTATGGCAGGACCAAGCACGCTGGATGATGGAGATCTGGCCCTGGCGAAGCCCCCTACAGCAGGGCCAAACACGCAGGACGATGGAGCTTTGGCCCTGACGAAGCCCCCTGTGGTAGTACTGAGCACACAGGATGATGGAGCTCTGGCCCTGGCGAAGCCTTCTACGGCAGGACCAAACACGTGGGACGATAGAGCTCTGGCGAGGCCCCCTATGGCAGGACCGAGCACGCAGGACGATGGAGATCTGGCCCTGACGAAGCCCCCTATGGTAGTACTGAGCACACAGGATGATGGAGCTCTGGCCCTGGTGAAGCCTCCTACGGCAGGACCAAACACGCGGGACGATAGAGCTCTGGAAAGGCCCCCTATGGCAGGACCGAGCACGCGGGACGATGGAGCTCTGGCCCTGGCGATGCAAATGGATGCCAAAGAGAAGCCATCTAGCTTGGAAGACCAAGGACTCTTTTTTTGCCAGTTGTGCCAAAAAGACTTGACAGCCATGACCAGCGCCCTCCGGGAGCAGCATGTGAACAG GTGCTTGGACCAGGTGGAGAGTTTAGGAGGAAACTCCGTGACCCCATCGGTTCCTAGTTGTCCTTTGTGCGGGAAACCTTTCAGCACTGAGAAGAGCCGGGCGTCTCACCTAAAACGCTGCGCTGCAAAACTGGAGGTTCCTGCTCAGACGCTGCTGCAGGCAGTTCAGAGACAAGCGGCCGAGGCGGGATCCGAGGTGCCACCACG GGTGGTCAACGGGAAGAGAAGAGGTGTAACCAAACAGAAGGAACCCTCCAAGAAAAGGAAGATGGGCCAGACCGGTGCAGAGATGGAGGATTTGATGGTCGCCATGGCATTGTCTCGATCAGTACAGGAAGACAAGAGGGCACAGACTGCAGCTGGTGGTCAAGTGGCCCTGGATCTGCCTGCCCGAG AGAAGAAAAGTCGTCGCAAACAAAAGGATAAACCTACCCCCCTTCTGCTGGTCCAAGCCCCCGAGGAGACCAAGGAGAAGCTGCAGAAGAGATTGTCCATGCTGCTGACTGAGGAGGCTGCAGAGAACAGGGTCCTCACACTGCCCCCGAGCCATTTCTGGTCAATCATGGAAGAAGAGAGAGAAACCTGGAGACTGCGAGGAGGAAAGCGATGTGTCCTGTGGGATATCAGTAATATGATGGAGAAAAGAGACCCCCAGAGCTACTACACAGCCGAGCTAATGCCCCCGATAACTGCATGGAAGTCGCCTGTGAAG AAGTCGCAGGGTTCACAGACGAGTGTGAACACAACCGTATTGCATCCTGGAAAACTGCAGAGCCAGACGGCCGGTGACGAGGATCCCGATCCCCTGTCCTGGGAGGATAAAAACCCGCTATCCGACAGTCAGAAGGCATTGCTGGACCTGGCCGAACTGGCCGGCGAGGGGATgacgctcactcagtggaatggtggTGGCGGCACTTATCACGAGTGTACAG GCCGAGAGTCACCGGTCGGTATCGCATCGAGCGGCTTCATCCCGGCACAAGAGGAGAAGAGCAGAAATGAGATCTGCGCTCCTGATAGCAAG CTCCCACTGCTTGTTCTGTCAGCCGATTTCATGGAGATGGTGAACAACCCCCATCTGAGTGACGCTCAGCTGCAGACTGACTGCGGGGAGGTGCTGCATGCTCACATGTTTGTGCTGTATGCACGCTGCCCCCTGCTGGTCGAAGCC ATCCACTCTGAAGGCTTCTGGGTAGATGAATCCGGCATGGGACGAGCTCGACGCCTCCTACTGAACGATGTGTCTGCGGAGGCCGCCCTCTGCTTTCTCCGCTTTATATATTCAGCCACTACGGATATTCCCAGTCATTGCCTGCCGCACGTTTGTGAGCTGGCGCGCAG GTTTGATGTGAAAAGTCTGATAGAAGCCTGTGAATCTCTAATCGCTGGGACGCACAACTCCGAAGGTCAGATGTCCACACAAGAGGAGGAGGGTGATGATGGAGGAGAACGAGCAGAGACCTTCCAGGAGTTGTTGAAGTCCATGTGGCTGGATGAAGGTGAGGACGTCTTTGAAGATTTGAAGGCGGAGGATGAGGAGAAGCCGGATGATAGCGGCGGTGTAGGAGAGGGCGAGCTGGAGGAGATCTATGAATTTGCTTTGACTCAACGTAAAATGTTAGCAGAGCAAGAACCCGAAAGTGAAGAGGAAGCAAAATCTGAAGACGTTTCTCCAAAGTGCAGAAGTCTTACTCTAGACGAGAGAAAAGGAATGGATTTGGTAATCACCGCTCCACCAAAAGTGTCTCCAAACCCAAAACTCATGGACAGTTCTCCCAGAAAATCGCCCGCTTGTCTTCTGTCTCACAGCCCCGAATATTCTGTGGTTCCTTCCGTAGCTTCTTCTGCCAAGTCCAAAATGGAGCCGTCGTCTTCTTGCTCTGATGCTCACGTTAATGTTGCAGGGACTTCTCCAGCTAAACAAGTCATTACCTCTCCCGTCCATGTCATTTCTCTGATCTCCTCAAACAGCGATGAAGACCCCGAGGCAGATATGTTTGCTCCGCACAGTCCTCCACCTCTGGATGATAGTTACGACCGCATGTTCTCACAGACGTGTGGTGAATATGGGTCCGGTATAGGAGAAAGCAAATCCCAAACAAGTCCAGCTAGTCCTCCAGATCAGCAACCCATACTTACCAGCTCACCTACCACCATGTCGTATCCCACCCTCAGGTTTTCTCCAAACATCCGGCCACATTCATTTCTAGACCGACCCTCGTACTCAAGTGAACGTGAAAAATCCCAGCACTCCAGTGTCAGAGATTCTCTTCATCGTACAGCTTCTCAGAATGGAAAAGATTCTTCTTCCAAATCTCAAGATGCCGACATCATTCTGATCTTGTCCTCAGACGAAGAGGCCGAGTCCAGCAATCAATCTGCGGCACCGACCAGAAGTTCTCGCTCTGACGCGCCTGATATAGCAAAGACCATTAAAGATTCTCCGGTTAGTTTTACACAGGGAAGAAAAAGCGAAGGGCTTTCCCGTTTAGAAATGAGCAGTAGCTCAGAGATGTCTTGGTTGGTGCCTGCAACACCCTTACCCCAATTAGCAAGCTCCAGAATTTCCCCTCTCCAGACATCATGGTTACCTTCGACCACTCAGTCTTTCCAGAAGACGTCCCAAGCAACTCGGTCGCCTCCAAACTCACGGAAGACGCCCCACACCGATCAGTCTCCGCCAAAGTCCAAGGTGATGTCCCACACCGATCAGTCACCTCCAAAGTCCAAGGTGATGTCCCATGCAAGTCAGTCTCCTCCAAACTCATGGAAGACGCCCCACACCGATCAGTCACCTCCAAAGTCCAAGGTGATGTCTCATGCAAGTCAGTCTCCTCCAAACTCATGGAAGACGCCCCACACCGAGCAGTCACCTCCAAAGTCCAAGGTGATGTCCCATGCAAGTCAGTCTCCTCCAAACTCATGGAAGACGCCCCACACCGAGCAGTCACCTCCAAAGTTCAAGGTGAAGTCCCATGCAACTAATTCACCTTCAAACTCACAGAAAACATCCTCCCCCACTTGGTCACCTCCAAACTCACAGAAGTCTCCTCTAACCTCCCGTGAGACAGCAAAATCATCTCAAACATCTAGAAACGTTGACCTTGATGTTTCCTGTAAAAGTTTGGTTTCTCAGACTCAGACCAGCCcagtgtccctccctttgatgtctcCGAAGACTCCTCGGTCACTGCGACCCTCCACACAAGAATCCTTTGAGGCACAGTCTGGTGCGCGTAGTAAATCCCCTTCTTCCCcactgatctccatcgctagcagcacTGTGTTTGAGGTTGGGGACAGCGAGGACGAGGCCCCTGCAGCAGAGGCTCCGGCCAATATCAGCAACTGCAGCTTCCAGTTTGACTATGATGAGCCTCCTATCCCCATGGAGGAAGATTTATGGCGCAACGTGAATGAGACCCCAAAGAAGTCTTACTCCCCTTCTTCTCCTCTTTTACGCTTGAATAAGACACCAACCAAAACCTTGAATTGTAATGCGAACAGTCCTTCACCGGCGAAAAACCGAACTCCAGCAAATATCGAAGGTTCCCCATCATGCTCAGCCTCTCAGAGCAGCCGTCAGAGCTATCTCAGCTCCAGGTTGTGGGAAGACTGGGAGGATGAAGACCCCAAGCTGCCTGCTGTCCTTCCTCTGTCTCAGCGACTAAGCAGTGCCCCAGAGATGCAGAAGGAGCTGAGGACTCCAG TTTCTATCGTGCGTAGAAGAGAACTTGCTCCCAAGGTTCCCATCACTCCACTGCCTGACTATTCGGATATGGACACTCCAATCCTGAAAAAAGAGCTAAGCAA ATTTGGTGTACGTGCCCTCCCCAAAAAGAAGATGGTGCTGAAGCTGAAAGAGATCTTCCGCTACACCCATCAGGTCATGAGCTCCGAATCTGAGGAGGACGTCCCTTCATCCCAGCCCCATCGACGCAAAGGCAGCAGCATAGCTCAAGTGCTGCAGAAACCTCCTGAAGGCAAACAGCGGCATCAAAACAATACCATGGGGTCCAGCAGCTCGCAGCTGGGTAGAAAAGGGCCCTCTGTGTGCGCAGCGAAGGAAACAGACCCAGAAGATGATCAGCCCCCGACAGCATCTCAAGAGTCTACTACGTCCTCTCTGGCTGCAAGCGACACCTCGTCCTTATCCCAAAG CTCCAACACCAATGAGTTTGAGATGGCGTTTGCAGATGAAGATGACGACGAGCCGATGCCAGCCTCACAAGCCGCCAGCAAGGAGGCTCAGACAGCGGAGGCCGTGAGGAACTTCATTGAAACGCATCCCGAATTACGTAAGCGGATGTTACTTTATCAGCCCCTGGACCTGGCCGCGCTTCAGGCGGAGCTCAAACAGAACGGTATCAAAATTGCCGCTGGAAAACTGCTGGACTTTCTGGATTCGCACTGCATCACTTTTACTACCGCTTCCACACGCAAAGAGAAGAATCGCACACGGAGGAAAGCAGGGAAGCGCTACTGA
- the SLX4 gene encoding structure-specific endonuclease subunit SLX4 isoform X3, translating into MVESDDEFTELCSKLLKRVKRNNNPIESQNVPKASTAARGKIKRTKPPPSKKQKKDGGCREAKAGVTSGPDVDRREQRNDGGQGGDPRALDHVNVKDLVLERMQQFKRTIPSRLKLDSTEISEAPIRPFMAGPSTLDDGDLALAKPPTAGPNTQDDGALALTKPPVVVLSTQDDGALALAKPSTAGPNTWDDRALARPPMAGPSTQDDGDLALTKPPMVVLSTQDDGALALVKPPTAGPNTRDDRALERPPMAGPSTRDDGALALAMQMDAKEKPSSLEDQGLFFCQLCQKDLTAMTSALREQHVNRCLDQVESLGGNSVTPSVPSCPLCGKPFSTEKSRASHLKRCAAKLEVPAQTLLQAVQRQAAEAGSEVPPRVVNGKRRGVTKQKEPSKKRKMGQTGAEMEDLMVAMALSRSVQEDKRAQTAAGGQVALDLPAREKKSRRKQKDKPTPLLLVQAPEETKEKLQKRLSMLLTEEAAENRVLTLPPSHFWSIMEEERETWRLRGGKRCVLWDISNMMEKRDPQSYYTAELMPPITAWKSPVKKSQGSQTSVNTTVLHPGKLQSQTAGDEDPDPLSWEDKNPLSDSQKALLDLAELAGEGMTLTQWNGGGGTYHECTGRESPVGIASSGFIPAQEEKSRNEICAPDSKLPLLVLSADFMEMVNNPHLSDAQLQTDCGEVLHAHMFVLYARCPLLVEAIHSEGFWVDESGMGRARRLLLNDVSAEAALCFLRFIYSATTDIPSHCLPHVCELARRFDVKSLIEACESLIAGTHNSEGQMSTQEEEGDDGGERAETFQELLKSMWLDEGEDVFEDLKAEDEEKPDDSGGVGEGELEEIYEFALTQRKMLAEQEPESEEEAKSEDVSPKCRSLTLDERKGMDLVITAPPKVSPNPKLMDSSPRKSPACLLSHSPEYSVVPSVASSAKSKMEPSSSCSDAHVNVAGTSPAKQVITSPVHVISLISSNSDEDPEADMFAPHSPPPLDDSYDRMFSQTCGEYGSGIGESKSQTSPASPPDQQPILTSSPTTMSYPTLRFSPNIRPHSFLDRPSYSSEREKSQHSSVRDSLHRTASQNGKDSSSKSQDADIILILSSDEEAESSNQSAAPTRSSRSDAPDIAKTIKDSPVSFTQGRKSEGLSRLEMSSSSEMSWLVPATPLPQLASSRISPLQTSWLPSTTQSFQKTSQATRSPPNSRKTPHTDQSPPKSKVMSHTDQSPPKSKVMSHASQSPPNSWKTPHTDQSPPKSKVMSHASQSPPNSWKTPHTEQSPPKSKVMSHASQSPPNSWKTPHTEQSPPKFKVKSHATNSPSNSQKTSSPTWSPPNSQKSPLTSRETAKSSQTSRNVDLDVSCKSLVSQTQTSPVSLPLMSPKTPRSLRPSTQESFEAQSGARSKSPSSPLISIASSTVFEVGDSEDEAPAAEAPANISNCSFQFDYDEPPIPMEEDLWRNVNETPKKSYSPSSPLLRLNKTPTKTLNCNANSPSPAKNRTPANIEGSPSCSASQSSRQSYLSSRLWEDWEDEDPKLPAVLPLSQRLSSAPEMQKELRTPVSIVRRRELAPKVPITPLPDYSDMDTPILKKELSKFGVRALPKKKMVLKLKEIFRYTHQVMSSESEEDVPSSQPHRRKGSSIAQVLQKPPEGKQRHQNNTMGSSSSQLGRKGPSVCAAKETDPEDDQPPTASQESTTSSLAASDTSSLSQSSNTNEFEMAFADEDDDEPMPASQAASKEAQTAEAVRNFIETHPELRKRMLLYQPLDLAALQAELKQNGIKIAAGKLLDFLDSHCITFTTASTRKEKNRTRRKAGKRY; encoded by the exons ATGGTCGAGTCGGATGATGAATTCACTGAACTTTGCTCCAAACTCTTGAAACGGGTTAAGAGGAATAACAACCCCATAGAAAGTCAAAATGTCCCCAAAGCCAGCACCGCAGCACGGGGGAAAATCAAGAGGACCAAGCCGCCACCGAGCAAGAAGCAGAAGAAAGATGGGGGCTGCAGAGAGGCCAAAGCGGGTGTCACATCGGGACCTGACGTGGACAGACGGGAGCAGAGGAATG ATGGCGGCCAGGGAGGAGACCCCAGAGCCCTCGATCATGTGAATGTAAAAGATCTTGTCTTGGAACGGATGCAACAGTTCAAGAGGACAATCCCTAGCCGGCTGAAGTTGGACTCCACAGAGATCAGCGAAGCCCCCA TCAGACCTTTTATGGCAGGACCAAGCACGCTGGATGATGGAGATCTGGCCCTGGCGAAGCCCCCTACAGCAGGGCCAAACACGCAGGACGATGGAGCTTTGGCCCTGACGAAGCCCCCTGTGGTAGTACTGAGCACACAGGATGATGGAGCTCTGGCCCTGGCGAAGCCTTCTACGGCAGGACCAAACACGTGGGACGATAGAGCTCTGGCGAGGCCCCCTATGGCAGGACCGAGCACGCAGGACGATGGAGATCTGGCCCTGACGAAGCCCCCTATGGTAGTACTGAGCACACAGGATGATGGAGCTCTGGCCCTGGTGAAGCCTCCTACGGCAGGACCAAACACGCGGGACGATAGAGCTCTGGAAAGGCCCCCTATGGCAGGACCGAGCACGCGGGACGATGGAGCTCTGGCCCTGGCGATGCAAATGGATGCCAAAGAGAAGCCATCTAGCTTGGAAGACCAAGGACTCTTTTTTTGCCAGTTGTGCCAAAAAGACTTGACAGCCATGACCAGCGCCCTCCGGGAGCAGCATGTGAACAG GTGCTTGGACCAGGTGGAGAGTTTAGGAGGAAACTCCGTGACCCCATCGGTTCCTAGTTGTCCTTTGTGCGGGAAACCTTTCAGCACTGAGAAGAGCCGGGCGTCTCACCTAAAACGCTGCGCTGCAAAACTGGAGGTTCCTGCTCAGACGCTGCTGCAGGCAGTTCAGAGACAAGCGGCCGAGGCGGGATCCGAGGTGCCACCACG GGTGGTCAACGGGAAGAGAAGAGGTGTAACCAAACAGAAGGAACCCTCCAAGAAAAGGAAGATGGGCCAGACCGGTGCAGAGATGGAGGATTTGATGGTCGCCATGGCATTGTCTCGATCAGTACAGGAAGACAAGAGGGCACAGACTGCAGCTGGTGGTCAAGTGGCCCTGGATCTGCCTGCCCGAG AGAAGAAAAGTCGTCGCAAACAAAAGGATAAACCTACCCCCCTTCTGCTGGTCCAAGCCCCCGAGGAGACCAAGGAGAAGCTGCAGAAGAGATTGTCCATGCTGCTGACTGAGGAGGCTGCAGAGAACAGGGTCCTCACACTGCCCCCGAGCCATTTCTGGTCAATCATGGAAGAAGAGAGAGAAACCTGGAGACTGCGAGGAGGAAAGCGATGTGTCCTGTGGGATATCAGTAATATGATGGAGAAAAGAGACCCCCAGAGCTACTACACAGCCGAGCTAATGCCCCCGATAACTGCATGGAAGTCGCCTGTGAAG AAGTCGCAGGGTTCACAGACGAGTGTGAACACAACCGTATTGCATCCTGGAAAACTGCAGAGCCAGACGGCCGGTGACGAGGATCCCGATCCCCTGTCCTGGGAGGATAAAAACCCGCTATCCGACAGTCAGAAGGCATTGCTGGACCTGGCCGAACTGGCCGGCGAGGGGATgacgctcactcagtggaatggtggTGGCGGCACTTATCACGAGTGTACAG GCCGAGAGTCACCGGTCGGTATCGCATCGAGCGGCTTCATCCCGGCACAAGAGGAGAAGAGCAGAAATGAGATCTGCGCTCCTGATAGCAAG CTCCCACTGCTTGTTCTGTCAGCCGATTTCATGGAGATGGTGAACAACCCCCATCTGAGTGACGCTCAGCTGCAGACTGACTGCGGGGAGGTGCTGCATGCTCACATGTTTGTGCTGTATGCACGCTGCCCCCTGCTGGTCGAAGCC ATCCACTCTGAAGGCTTCTGGGTAGATGAATCCGGCATGGGACGAGCTCGACGCCTCCTACTGAACGATGTGTCTGCGGAGGCCGCCCTCTGCTTTCTCCGCTTTATATATTCAGCCACTACGGATATTCCCAGTCATTGCCTGCCGCACGTTTGTGAGCTGGCGCGCAG GTTTGATGTGAAAAGTCTGATAGAAGCCTGTGAATCTCTAATCGCTGGGACGCACAACTCCGAAGGTCAGATGTCCACACAAGAGGAGGAGGGTGATGATGGAGGAGAACGAGCAGAGACCTTCCAGGAGTTGTTGAAGTCCATGTGGCTGGATGAAGGTGAGGACGTCTTTGAAGATTTGAAGGCGGAGGATGAGGAGAAGCCGGATGATAGCGGCGGTGTAGGAGAGGGCGAGCTGGAGGAGATCTATGAATTTGCTTTGACTCAACGTAAAATGTTAGCAGAGCAAGAACCCGAAAGTGAAGAGGAAGCAAAATCTGAAGACGTTTCTCCAAAGTGCAGAAGTCTTACTCTAGACGAGAGAAAAGGAATGGATTTGGTAATCACCGCTCCACCAAAAGTGTCTCCAAACCCAAAACTCATGGACAGTTCTCCCAGAAAATCGCCCGCTTGTCTTCTGTCTCACAGCCCCGAATATTCTGTGGTTCCTTCCGTAGCTTCTTCTGCCAAGTCCAAAATGGAGCCGTCGTCTTCTTGCTCTGATGCTCACGTTAATGTTGCAGGGACTTCTCCAGCTAAACAAGTCATTACCTCTCCCGTCCATGTCATTTCTCTGATCTCCTCAAACAGCGATGAAGACCCCGAGGCAGATATGTTTGCTCCGCACAGTCCTCCACCTCTGGATGATAGTTACGACCGCATGTTCTCACAGACGTGTGGTGAATATGGGTCCGGTATAGGAGAAAGCAAATCCCAAACAAGTCCAGCTAGTCCTCCAGATCAGCAACCCATACTTACCAGCTCACCTACCACCATGTCGTATCCCACCCTCAGGTTTTCTCCAAACATCCGGCCACATTCATTTCTAGACCGACCCTCGTACTCAAGTGAACGTGAAAAATCCCAGCACTCCAGTGTCAGAGATTCTCTTCATCGTACAGCTTCTCAGAATGGAAAAGATTCTTCTTCCAAATCTCAAGATGCCGACATCATTCTGATCTTGTCCTCAGACGAAGAGGCCGAGTCCAGCAATCAATCTGCGGCACCGACCAGAAGTTCTCGCTCTGACGCGCCTGATATAGCAAAGACCATTAAAGATTCTCCGGTTAGTTTTACACAGGGAAGAAAAAGCGAAGGGCTTTCCCGTTTAGAAATGAGCAGTAGCTCAGAGATGTCTTGGTTGGTGCCTGCAACACCCTTACCCCAATTAGCAAGCTCCAGAATTTCCCCTCTCCAGACATCATGGTTACCTTCGACCACTCAGTCTTTCCAGAAGACGTCCCAAGCAACTCGGTCGCCTCCAAACTCACGGAAGACGCCCCACACCGATCAGTCTCCGCCAAAGTCCAAGGTGATGTCCCACACCGATCAGTCACCTCCAAAGTCCAAGGTGATGTCCCATGCAAGTCAGTCTCCTCCAAACTCATGGAAGACGCCCCACACCGATCAGTCACCTCCAAAGTCCAAGGTGATGTCTCATGCAAGTCAGTCTCCTCCAAACTCATGGAAGACGCCCCACACCGAGCAGTCACCTCCAAAGTCCAAGGTGATGTCCCATGCAAGTCAGTCTCCTCCAAACTCATGGAAGACGCCCCACACCGAGCAGTCACCTCCAAAGTTCAAGGTGAAGTCCCATGCAACTAATTCACCTTCAAACTCACAGAAAACATCCTCCCCCACTTGGTCACCTCCAAACTCACAGAAGTCTCCTCTAACCTCCCGTGAGACAGCAAAATCATCTCAAACATCTAGAAACGTTGACCTTGATGTTTCCTGTAAAAGTTTGGTTTCTCAGACTCAGACCAGCCcagtgtccctccctttgatgtctcCGAAGACTCCTCGGTCACTGCGACCCTCCACACAAGAATCCTTTGAGGCACAGTCTGGTGCGCGTAGTAAATCCCCTTCTTCCCcactgatctccatcgctagcagcacTGTGTTTGAGGTTGGGGACAGCGAGGACGAGGCCCCTGCAGCAGAGGCTCCGGCCAATATCAGCAACTGCAGCTTCCAGTTTGACTATGATGAGCCTCCTATCCCCATGGAGGAAGATTTATGGCGCAACGTGAATGAGACCCCAAAGAAGTCTTACTCCCCTTCTTCTCCTCTTTTACGCTTGAATAAGACACCAACCAAAACCTTGAATTGTAATGCGAACAGTCCTTCACCGGCGAAAAACCGAACTCCAGCAAATATCGAAGGTTCCCCATCATGCTCAGCCTCTCAGAGCAGCCGTCAGAGCTATCTCAGCTCCAGGTTGTGGGAAGACTGGGAGGATGAAGACCCCAAGCTGCCTGCTGTCCTTCCTCTGTCTCAGCGACTAAGCAGTGCCCCAGAGATGCAGAAGGAGCTGAGGACTCCAG TTTCTATCGTGCGTAGAAGAGAACTTGCTCCCAAGGTTCCCATCACTCCACTGCCTGACTATTCGGATATGGACACTCCAATCCTGAAAAAAGAGCTAAGCAA ATTTGGTGTACGTGCCCTCCCCAAAAAGAAGATGGTGCTGAAGCTGAAAGAGATCTTCCGCTACACCCATCAGGTCATGAGCTCCGAATCTGAGGAGGACGTCCCTTCATCCCAGCCCCATCGACGCAAAGGCAGCAGCATAGCTCAAGTGCTGCAGAAACCTCCTGAAGGCAAACAGCGGCATCAAAACAATACCATGGGGTCCAGCAGCTCGCAGCTGGGTAGAAAAGGGCCCTCTGTGTGCGCAGCGAAGGAAACAGACCCAGAAGATGATCAGCCCCCGACAGCATCTCAAGAGTCTACTACGTCCTCTCTGGCTGCAAGCGACACCTCGTCCTTATCCCAAAG CTCCAACACCAATGAGTTTGAGATGGCGTTTGCAGATGAAGATGACGACGAGCCGATGCCAGCCTCACAAGCCGCCAGCAAGGAGGCTCAGACAGCGGAGGCCGTGAGGAACTTCATTGAAACGCATCCCGAATTACGTAAGCGGATGTTACTTTATCAGCCCCTGGACCTGGCCGCGCTTCAGGCGGAGCTCAAACAGAACGGTATCAAAATTGCCGCTGGAAAACTGCTGGACTTTCTGGATTCGCACTGCATCACTTTTACTACCGCTTCCACACGCAAAGAGAAGAATCGCACACGGAGGAAAGCAGGGAAGCGCTACTGA